The Agromyces hippuratus genome has a window encoding:
- a CDS encoding esterase-like activity of phytase family protein: MAHRISRARTRFLALAAAAATAAVILIPSPANAAGDGEPNGPSMKKTDPVLVARATLSADHLEAGPASGAALTTPVNGRTGPFAGQVVPGFSAMIDNGDGTFWAQPDNGFGAKGNSADFLLRNYVVRPDWQTAEGGSGEIRVERFVSYNDANHVLDFPITNEATPERLLTGADFDIESVVRAKDGSFWVGEEFGPFLLHFAADGTLLEKPHPMPGGAKSPQNPYLQAGETPLVRASRGFEALASSVNGRYLYPIVEGSYADDLDPRRREILEFDTKSGAYTGRTWNYQTDQDANVVGDAFAVRNGVLLLVERDDFEGEQAVTKRIYEVDLTRTDPEGKVEKTLVLDALRIANPGLLGDGDGYGTGDPFSLPVQSFETVVQLKGGDLLIANDNNYPGNDARVGGTPDDTEIDVIDLDRTRVQPSDVTVVAHRGASGYRPEHTLAAYEAAIIECADFIEPDVVSTKDGVLVARHENEISGTTDVASRPVFADRKTTKLIDGVSVTGWFTEDFTLAELKTLRAVERLPQLRPANTAFNGLYQVPTLDEVLDLARHSVSCDGLPVGVYPETKHPSHFDSIGLSLEEPLVAELARNGLDEADAPVIIQSFEVGNLQELDEATDVRLAQLINSSGRPYDFTVAGDARTYADLATPAGLAEIATYAEGVGVEKSLVIPRTAAGTLGAPTTLIADAHAVGLEVHGWTFRRENAFLPAEFRSSADPAGIGDLAGELSEFLDAGLDGFFSDNPDLGAATAG, from the coding sequence ATGGCACATCGCATCTCACGCGCACGGACGCGCTTCCTCGCCCTGGCCGCGGCGGCCGCCACTGCGGCCGTCATCCTCATCCCCTCCCCCGCGAACGCTGCCGGCGACGGCGAGCCGAACGGGCCATCCATGAAGAAGACGGACCCCGTCCTGGTCGCTCGGGCGACGCTGTCGGCCGACCACCTCGAAGCGGGTCCGGCCAGCGGCGCAGCGCTCACCACGCCGGTGAACGGGCGCACCGGACCCTTCGCCGGCCAGGTCGTCCCCGGGTTCTCGGCGATGATCGACAACGGCGACGGCACGTTCTGGGCCCAGCCCGACAACGGCTTCGGCGCGAAGGGCAACTCGGCGGACTTCCTGCTCCGGAACTACGTGGTCCGTCCGGACTGGCAGACCGCGGAGGGCGGCAGCGGCGAGATCCGGGTCGAGCGGTTCGTCTCCTACAACGACGCGAACCACGTGCTCGACTTCCCGATCACGAACGAGGCCACACCCGAGCGCCTGCTCACCGGCGCCGACTTCGACATCGAATCGGTGGTCCGGGCGAAGGACGGCAGCTTCTGGGTCGGCGAGGAGTTCGGCCCGTTCCTGCTCCATTTCGCCGCCGACGGAACCCTGCTCGAGAAGCCGCACCCGATGCCCGGCGGCGCCAAGTCGCCGCAGAACCCCTACCTGCAGGCCGGCGAGACGCCCCTCGTGCGTGCGAGCCGCGGATTCGAGGCCCTCGCGTCCTCGGTCAACGGACGCTACCTCTACCCGATCGTCGAGGGATCCTACGCGGACGACCTCGATCCGCGTCGCCGCGAGATCCTCGAGTTCGACACGAAGTCGGGCGCGTACACGGGACGCACCTGGAACTACCAGACCGACCAGGACGCGAACGTCGTCGGCGATGCGTTCGCCGTCCGCAACGGAGTGCTGCTCCTCGTCGAACGCGACGACTTCGAAGGCGAACAGGCCGTGACGAAGCGCATCTACGAGGTGGACCTCACGCGCACGGACCCCGAGGGCAAGGTCGAGAAGACCCTCGTGCTCGATGCGCTCCGCATCGCGAACCCCGGGCTGCTCGGCGACGGCGACGGCTACGGCACGGGCGACCCGTTCTCGCTGCCCGTGCAGTCGTTCGAGACCGTCGTGCAACTGAAGGGCGGCGACCTCCTGATCGCCAACGACAACAACTACCCGGGCAACGACGCGCGCGTCGGCGGCACCCCCGACGACACCGAGATCGACGTCATCGACCTCGATCGCACCCGGGTGCAGCCGTCCGACGTCACCGTCGTGGCGCATCGCGGCGCGAGCGGCTACCGCCCCGAACACACCCTCGCCGCCTACGAGGCCGCGATCATCGAGTGCGCCGACTTCATCGAGCCCGATGTGGTCTCGACGAAGGACGGCGTGCTCGTCGCCCGCCACGAGAACGAGATCAGCGGCACGACTGATGTCGCGTCCCGCCCGGTCTTCGCCGACCGCAAGACCACGAAGCTCATCGACGGCGTCTCCGTCACGGGCTGGTTCACCGAGGACTTCACGCTCGCCGAGCTCAAGACGCTGCGTGCGGTCGAGCGGCTCCCGCAGCTCCGCCCGGCGAACACCGCGTTCAACGGCCTCTACCAGGTGCCGACCCTCGACGAGGTGCTCGACCTCGCCCGGCACTCGGTGAGCTGCGACGGCCTGCCGGTGGGCGTCTACCCCGAGACGAAGCACCCGAGCCACTTCGACTCGATCGGCCTCTCGCTCGAAGAGCCGCTCGTCGCCGAGCTCGCGCGCAACGGGCTCGACGAGGCCGATGCGCCCGTCATCATCCAGAGCTTCGAGGTGGGCAACCTCCAGGAGCTCGACGAGGCCACCGACGTGCGGCTCGCCCAGCTCATCAACTCGAGCGGTCGACCCTACGACTTCACGGTCGCCGGCGACGCCCGCACGTACGCCGACCTCGCGACGCCCGCGGGCCTCGCCGAGATCGCGACGTACGCCGAGGGCGTCGGCGTCGAGAAGAGCCTCGTGATCCCCCGCACGGCCGCGGGCACGCTCGGCGCGCCGACGACGCTGATCGCCGACGCGCACGCGGTCGGACTCGAGGTGCACGGCTGGACGTTCCGTCGCGAGAACGCGTTCCTCCCTGCAGAGTTCCGTTCGAGCGCCGATCCCGCCGGCATCGGCGACCTCGCCGGCGAGCTCAGCGAGTTCCTCGACGCGGGCCTCGACGGATTCTTCAGCGACAACCCCGACCTCGGCGCCGCGACCGCGGGCTGA
- the aroB gene encoding 3-dehydroquinate synthase, giving the protein MTPDETRTSIRVGGESGYDVIVGRGVLAELGDAIGSEATKVLIVHPATLGARAAELREALSDRYQVLLAEVPDAEAGKRIEVAAFCWQVLGQADFTRTDAVVGFGGGAITDLAGFVAATWLRGVKVVQVPTTVLGMVDAAVGGKTGINTNEGKNLVGAFHAPAAVICDLDTLDTLPKNEILAGFAEIVKAGFIRYPEILDIIEADPDAATDPSTPQFRRVVELAIQMKADVVSEDFTEQGLREILNYGHTLGHAVEHAERYQWRHGAAVAVGMAFAAELGRLSGRLPDEVADRHKRVLDLLSLPTSYPAGRWNTLLATMQRDKKSRAGQLRFIVLDDLAKPTVMLAPDPSLLFAAYQEIAS; this is encoded by the coding sequence ATGACGCCAGACGAGACCCGCACGAGCATCCGCGTCGGCGGCGAATCGGGCTACGACGTCATCGTGGGCCGAGGGGTGCTCGCCGAGCTCGGCGACGCGATCGGCTCCGAGGCGACCAAGGTGCTCATCGTGCACCCTGCGACGCTCGGCGCCCGTGCCGCAGAGCTGCGGGAGGCCCTCTCCGATCGCTACCAGGTGCTGCTCGCCGAGGTGCCCGACGCCGAGGCCGGCAAGCGCATCGAGGTCGCCGCGTTCTGCTGGCAGGTGCTCGGCCAGGCCGACTTCACCCGCACCGACGCCGTCGTCGGGTTCGGCGGGGGAGCGATCACCGACCTCGCGGGCTTCGTCGCCGCGACCTGGCTGCGCGGCGTGAAGGTCGTGCAGGTGCCGACGACGGTGCTCGGCATGGTCGATGCCGCCGTCGGCGGCAAGACCGGCATCAACACCAACGAGGGCAAGAACCTCGTCGGCGCGTTCCACGCACCTGCCGCGGTCATCTGCGACCTCGACACCCTCGACACCCTGCCCAAGAACGAGATCCTCGCGGGATTCGCCGAGATCGTGAAGGCCGGCTTCATCCGCTACCCCGAGATCCTCGACATCATCGAGGCCGACCCCGATGCCGCGACCGACCCGTCGACGCCGCAGTTCCGACGCGTGGTCGAGCTCGCGATCCAGATGAAGGCCGACGTCGTCTCGGAGGACTTCACCGAGCAGGGGCTCCGCGAGATCCTCAACTACGGGCACACGCTCGGCCACGCCGTCGAACACGCCGAGCGCTACCAGTGGCGCCACGGTGCGGCGGTCGCCGTGGGCATGGCGTTCGCTGCCGAGCTCGGCCGTCTCTCGGGCCGGCTCCCCGACGAGGTCGCCGACCGGCACAAACGTGTGCTCGACCTGCTGAGCCTGCCGACCTCGTACCCCGCGGGCCGCTGGAACACACTCCTCGCCACGATGCAGCGCGACAAGAAGTCGCGCGCCGGCCAGCTGCGCTTCATCGTGCTCGACGACCTCGCGAAGCCGACCGTCATGCTCGCGCCCGACCCGTCGCTGCTCTTCGCGGCCTACCAGGAGATCGCCTCCTGA
- a CDS encoding shikimate kinase encodes MSDTSRLALPIVLVGPMGAGKSRVGQRLAASVGAPFVDTDQRIVERYGPIEEIFDREGEEYFRIVEREVVDEALREEAVISLGGGAVLHDDTRDDLAGLPVVWLQVSASAVAPRLSGGNRPLLADGGIERWNAILEARRPLYESVADFSIDTSRRSVARIVDDITGHFGGTR; translated from the coding sequence GTGTCTGACACCTCGCGACTCGCCCTGCCGATCGTGCTCGTCGGCCCGATGGGCGCGGGCAAGTCCCGGGTCGGGCAGCGGCTCGCGGCATCCGTCGGCGCACCGTTCGTCGACACCGATCAGCGCATCGTCGAGCGATACGGACCGATCGAGGAGATCTTCGACCGCGAGGGCGAGGAGTACTTCCGCATCGTCGAACGCGAGGTCGTCGACGAGGCGCTGCGCGAAGAGGCCGTGATCTCGCTCGGCGGCGGCGCGGTGCTGCACGACGACACCCGCGACGACCTCGCGGGCCTGCCCGTCGTCTGGCTGCAGGTGTCCGCGTCGGCGGTGGCGCCCCGACTCTCGGGAGGCAACCGGCCGTTGCTCGCCGACGGCGGCATCGAGCGCTGGAACGCCATCCTCGAGGCGCGGCGCCCCCTGTACGAGTCGGTTGCCGACTTCAGCATCGACACCTCGCGTCGCTCGGTCGCGCGGATCGTCGACGACATCACCGGGCACTTCGGAGGAACACGATGA
- the aroC gene encoding chorismate synthase: MLRWLTAGESHGPELVAILEGLPAGIPVSLDDIRADLARRKLGYGRGARMKFEQDELAISGGVRHGVSLGSPVALRIGNTEWPKWQEVMSPEPIDPAKLGRGRGAALTRPRPGHADLVGMQKYGFDEARPVLERASARETAARVALGAVARSFLAELGIRLVAHTLAIGPVRVPDGRPLPTPDDVDLLDADPLRCFDPETSAAMVAEVDLAHKEGDTLGGVVEVLAYGVPPGLGSHVHWDRRLDSQLAAALMGIQAIKGVEVGDGFETTRRRGSVAHDELHVEGGRIARASDRAGGTEGGMSTGTVLRVRAGMKPIATVPHALPTVDVATGEAAAAHHQRSDVVAVPAAGVVAEAMVALTLANAVLEKFGGDSVDETRRNLESYLAAIPDTLRTAGAAADVAADRV; encoded by the coding sequence ATGCTCCGTTGGCTCACTGCCGGAGAGTCGCACGGCCCTGAGCTCGTCGCGATCCTCGAGGGTCTTCCCGCCGGTATCCCCGTTTCGCTCGACGATATTCGTGCCGACCTCGCGCGCCGCAAACTCGGCTACGGCCGGGGTGCGCGCATGAAGTTCGAGCAGGACGAACTGGCGATCTCGGGGGGTGTGCGCCACGGCGTCAGCCTCGGCAGCCCCGTCGCGCTGCGCATCGGCAACACCGAGTGGCCGAAGTGGCAAGAGGTGATGAGCCCCGAGCCCATCGACCCCGCCAAGCTCGGTCGGGGGCGCGGTGCCGCGCTCACCCGGCCCCGGCCCGGGCACGCCGACCTCGTCGGCATGCAGAAGTACGGCTTCGACGAGGCACGCCCGGTGCTCGAACGCGCGAGCGCCCGTGAGACCGCGGCCCGCGTCGCGCTCGGCGCGGTGGCACGCTCGTTCCTCGCCGAACTCGGCATCCGGCTCGTCGCCCACACGCTCGCGATCGGCCCCGTGCGGGTGCCCGACGGCCGCCCGCTGCCGACGCCCGACGACGTCGACCTGCTCGACGCCGATCCGCTGCGCTGCTTCGACCCCGAGACGTCCGCGGCGATGGTCGCCGAGGTCGACCTCGCGCACAAGGAGGGCGACACCCTCGGCGGCGTCGTCGAGGTGCTCGCCTACGGCGTGCCACCCGGACTCGGCTCGCACGTGCACTGGGACCGACGCCTCGATTCACAGCTCGCGGCCGCCCTCATGGGCATCCAGGCGATCAAGGGCGTCGAGGTCGGCGACGGCTTCGAGACCACCCGTCGCCGCGGCTCGGTCGCGCACGATGAACTGCACGTCGAGGGCGGTCGCATCGCACGCGCGAGCGATCGTGCCGGCGGCACCGAGGGCGGCATGTCCACCGGCACCGTGCTGCGCGTTCGCGCCGGCATGAAGCCCATCGCGACCGTGCCGCATGCACTGCCGACGGTCGACGTCGCCACCGGCGAGGCCGCCGCGGCCCACCACCAGCGTTCCGACGTCGTCGCGGTGCCAGCGGCGGGCGTCGTGGCCGAGGCGATGGTCGCCCTCACACTCGCGAACGCCGTGCTCGAGAAGTTCGGCGGCGACTCGGTCGACGAGACCCGTCGCAACCTCGAGTCCTACCTCGCGGCGATCCCCGACACGCTGCGCACCGCGGGCGCTGCGGCGGATGTCGCGGCAGATCGTGTCTGA
- a CDS encoding shikimate dehydrogenase, producing MAERPRPLHARLAVLGSPISHSKSPALHRAAYDRLGLSWQYSAVEMDGDRLGEFLGGLDASWRGLSLTMPLKQDVLPLLDSIDEVAAITGAANTVLFDGGTRRGFNTDVGGIVRTLREAGVHEASHGVLLGGGATAASALVAISQLGAREVQVLVRRPGAAAPLVELGSRLGIDVHEGRPIELATIDRADLVVSTVPGGTDLGVAASAGLISSAALLDVAYDPWPTPLAAGWFAGGGAVVHGLGMLLHQALLQVRIFVNGDPNEPLDDEDAVLAVMRDAVA from the coding sequence ATGGCTGAGCGACCGCGACCGCTCCACGCGCGGCTCGCGGTGCTCGGCTCGCCGATCTCGCACTCCAAGAGCCCAGCTCTGCACCGCGCGGCGTACGACCGTCTCGGGTTGTCGTGGCAGTACTCGGCCGTCGAGATGGACGGCGACCGGCTCGGCGAGTTCCTGGGTGGTCTGGATGCCTCGTGGCGCGGGCTCTCGCTCACGATGCCGCTGAAGCAGGACGTGCTGCCCCTCCTCGACTCGATCGACGAGGTCGCCGCGATCACCGGCGCCGCGAACACGGTGCTCTTCGACGGCGGCACCCGCCGGGGGTTCAACACCGACGTCGGCGGCATCGTGCGGACGCTCCGCGAGGCCGGCGTGCATGAGGCGTCGCACGGCGTGCTGCTCGGCGGCGGGGCCACGGCCGCGTCGGCGCTCGTCGCGATATCGCAGCTCGGGGCACGTGAGGTGCAGGTGCTCGTGCGTCGACCGGGAGCGGCGGCACCGCTCGTCGAGCTGGGGTCGCGTCTCGGCATCGACGTCCACGAGGGCCGCCCCATCGAACTCGCGACGATCGATCGTGCCGACCTCGTCGTGAGCACCGTGCCCGGCGGAACGGACCTCGGCGTCGCGGCATCCGCTGGTCTCATCTCCTCCGCTGCGCTGCTCGACGTCGCCTACGATCCCTGGCCCACGCCGCTCGCGGCCGGCTGGTTCGCGGGAGGCGGCGCAGTGGTGCACGGACTCGGGATGCTGCTGCACCAGGCGCTGCTGCAGGTTCGGATCTTCGTGAACGGCGACCCGAACGAGCCGCTCGACGACGAGGACGCGGTGCTCGCCGTCATGCGCGATGCGGTCGCCTGA
- the mltG gene encoding endolytic transglycosylase MltG — MTQPPPERDDHDHDRATADWHAMLAGDAPVRAPREADAAPSLPAAGATPTGATATPAAAEGQPMTRREAREAEQRQAAAAEAAAVLAEAGPPADDARLPFFDSIVAEPAAPEPARPSRAERRAVNADPYEPEKPKRRGAWGCLIGLLVVVALGAVAFFFLQGPINAVVERFTPAADFEGAGTGEVVFMIHDGDVGSDIATNLVDDGVTASYDAFYDLLLEQSPEPEFHPGAYQLAEKMSAQAALDALQDPANKLENTFVIPEGTATVDALPLIAEGTGVPLEELQAAVAEPPANYGLPAEAKNLEGFLFPATYTLDPGLDAHGVLQTLVDRQFEALDAAGVAPEDRWRTIVLAALIQREAGLRDDFYKVSRVFQNRLDPAKWETGLLESDATVAYGTGNTHLVTTTDEERANAANLYNTYLHPGLPIGPISNPGDLAIDAALHPADGPWLFFVTWNLDTGETIFSETVEQHDAAVEKWLAWMDEHPEYG; from the coding sequence ACCCAGAGAAGCGGATGCCGCGCCGTCGCTGCCGGCCGCCGGCGCGACGCCGACCGGCGCGACGGCGACTCCGGCAGCCGCCGAGGGGCAGCCGATGACCCGTCGGGAGGCGAGGGAGGCGGAGCAGCGTCAGGCGGCCGCAGCCGAAGCGGCGGCGGTGCTCGCCGAGGCAGGTCCGCCTGCGGACGACGCCCGGCTTCCCTTCTTCGACTCGATCGTCGCCGAACCGGCCGCTCCCGAGCCGGCACGGCCGTCGCGCGCCGAGCGGCGAGCTGTCAACGCCGACCCGTACGAGCCCGAGAAGCCGAAGCGCCGAGGCGCATGGGGTTGCCTCATCGGCCTCCTCGTCGTCGTCGCACTCGGTGCCGTGGCGTTCTTCTTCCTGCAGGGCCCGATCAATGCCGTCGTCGAGCGGTTCACTCCGGCCGCGGACTTCGAGGGCGCCGGCACCGGCGAAGTGGTGTTCATGATCCACGACGGCGACGTCGGCTCGGATATCGCGACGAACCTCGTCGACGACGGCGTCACGGCGTCGTACGACGCCTTCTACGACCTCCTGCTCGAGCAGAGTCCCGAACCCGAGTTCCACCCCGGTGCGTATCAGCTGGCCGAGAAGATGAGCGCGCAGGCCGCACTCGACGCCCTGCAGGACCCGGCGAACAAGCTCGAGAACACGTTCGTCATCCCCGAGGGCACGGCGACCGTCGATGCCCTCCCGCTCATCGCCGAGGGCACTGGCGTGCCACTCGAGGAGTTGCAGGCCGCCGTCGCCGAGCCGCCCGCGAACTACGGGCTGCCGGCAGAGGCGAAGAACCTCGAGGGGTTCCTCTTCCCGGCGACCTACACGCTCGATCCCGGACTCGACGCGCACGGCGTGCTGCAGACGCTCGTCGACCGGCAGTTCGAAGCACTCGACGCCGCGGGCGTCGCTCCCGAGGACCGCTGGCGGACGATCGTGCTCGCCGCGCTCATCCAGCGCGAGGCGGGCCTCCGCGACGACTTCTACAAGGTGTCGCGTGTCTTCCAGAACCGGCTCGATCCTGCCAAGTGGGAGACCGGGCTGCTCGAGTCGGATGCCACTGTGGCGTACGGCACCGGCAACACCCATCTGGTGACGACGACCGACGAGGAGCGGGCGAACGCCGCGAATCTCTACAACACCTATTTGCACCCCGGCCTGCCGATCGGTCCGATCTCGAACCCGGGCGATCTCGCCATCGACGCGGCGCTGCACCCGGCCGACGGGCCGTGGCTCTTCTTCGTGACGTGGAACCTCGACACCGGAGAGACGATCTTCTCCGAGACCGTCGAACAGCACGACGCCGCCGTCGAGAAGTGGCTCGCCTGGATGGACGAGCACCCAGAGTATGGCTGA